A single Natranaerobius thermophilus JW/NM-WN-LF DNA region contains:
- a CDS encoding M3 family oligoendopeptidase yields the protein MNRLDDHDKLSLTWDLNKIFSGGSDSYQLKEMMSELEQELKDLANKSSELIVDTKSVSNLVQSCQDTRDKLREVGAFIRCLVSQDQTDKEAQRLEAYLGQLEAKLEAVMIDLESIVQEFWEEDWQKLINSQEINPIKFFMEELRAKGKNKMAPDKEKLAADLAVDGYHGWGQLYHTIIGDIEIQYQDQIISVGQAHNLLSDPNQNVRFEIGQKIEEAFQNKEHLIANTLNHLAGYRLNLYKHRHWDDFLYEAMTINRVSQKTIETMWDTISKYKETFTDYYENKKQFLNLEKFGWFDRNAPLSSDDSQIEFGEGAQFIIDQFEKVSQEMADFAEMALINRWVEAENRANKRPGGFCATFPMSGESRIFMTYSGTSRNVATLAHELGHAYHQWTLKELPSFSAKYPMTLAETASTFAEQVVSDAAIEASQSKEEMITLLDDKISRSCAFFMDLHSRFLFETSFYREREAGPVDVDRLNQLMVEAQRKAYLNSLDHWHPRFWATKLHFYLTKVPFYNFPYTFGYLFSMGIYALYKNSPEDFPEIYKKLLKDTGSMTVEELAWKHMGTDLTKPDFWEEAVANCIADVDKLNSILKD from the coding sequence ATGAATAGGCTAGATGATCATGACAAATTAAGTTTAACCTGGGATTTAAATAAAATTTTCTCAGGAGGAAGCGACTCTTACCAATTAAAAGAAATGATGTCTGAATTAGAACAGGAACTAAAAGATTTAGCCAATAAATCTTCAGAATTAATAGTTGATACCAAATCAGTTTCCAATCTAGTACAATCATGTCAGGATACTCGAGATAAATTGAGAGAAGTTGGAGCTTTTATTAGATGTTTGGTTAGTCAAGACCAAACAGATAAAGAAGCCCAGCGACTAGAAGCATATCTTGGCCAGCTTGAGGCCAAATTAGAGGCAGTTATGATTGATTTAGAATCCATTGTACAAGAGTTTTGGGAAGAAGATTGGCAAAAACTTATAAACTCTCAAGAAATTAATCCTATTAAATTCTTTATGGAAGAACTTCGAGCTAAAGGTAAGAATAAAATGGCACCAGATAAAGAAAAATTAGCAGCTGACCTGGCTGTAGACGGTTACCATGGATGGGGACAATTATATCATACTATAATAGGCGATATAGAAATTCAATATCAAGACCAAATAATTTCTGTAGGCCAAGCCCATAATTTATTGTCTGACCCTAATCAAAATGTACGATTTGAAATAGGGCAAAAAATAGAGGAAGCTTTTCAAAATAAAGAACACTTAATTGCCAATACTTTAAATCACCTTGCCGGTTATCGCTTAAATTTGTATAAACACCGTCATTGGGATGATTTTTTGTATGAAGCTATGACTATTAATAGAGTTTCCCAAAAAACCATTGAAACTATGTGGGATACTATTTCCAAATACAAAGAAACTTTCACTGATTATTATGAGAATAAAAAGCAGTTTTTAAATTTGGAAAAGTTCGGCTGGTTTGATAGAAATGCCCCTCTTTCTAGTGATGACTCTCAGATAGAGTTCGGGGAAGGTGCTCAATTTATTATTGATCAATTTGAAAAAGTGAGCCAGGAAATGGCTGATTTTGCAGAAATGGCTTTAATTAACAGATGGGTTGAAGCAGAAAATCGTGCAAATAAGCGTCCGGGAGGCTTCTGTGCTACTTTCCCTATGAGTGGTGAAAGCAGAATATTTATGACTTATTCAGGTACTTCTAGAAATGTAGCAACCTTAGCCCATGAACTAGGCCATGCTTATCATCAATGGACATTAAAGGAATTACCTTCATTTTCTGCCAAATATCCCATGACCCTGGCCGAAACTGCATCTACTTTTGCTGAACAGGTGGTTTCAGATGCTGCAATAGAGGCTAGCCAGAGTAAAGAAGAAATGATAACTTTGTTAGATGATAAAATAAGCAGAAGTTGTGCTTTTTTCATGGATCTTCATAGCAGATTTTTATTTGAAACTTCTTTTTATCGGGAAAGGGAAGCTGGCCCGGTAGATGTAGATAGGCTAAATCAATTAATGGTTGAAGCTCAAAGGAAGGCATACTTGAACTCCCTTGACCACTGGCATCCCAGGTTTTGGGCTACTAAACTACACTTTTATTTGACCAAGGTTCCATTCTATAATTTTCCTTATACATTTGGTTATTTATTCAGTATGGGAATTTATGCTCTATACAAGAATTCGCCTGAAGATTTTCCGGAAATTTATAAGAAATTGTTAAAAGATACGGGTAGTATGACAGTGGAAGAGCTAGCTTGGAAACATATGGGTACTGATCTGACTAAACCAGATTTTTGGGAAGAAGCAGTTGCTAATTGTATTGCTGATGTTGACAAATTAAATTCAATTTTAAAAGATTGA
- a CDS encoding FAD-dependent oxidoreductase — translation MKEYYDAIVVGAGPGGSSAAYHMAQQGLNVALFEKGNKPGDKNVYGGTIYRRSTQEAFPGFWEEAPLERTVITDEVWFLEHDSAVKMGFTGLEFKKPPYNKFTALRSKFDNWLAEQAKDVGAELYTNTLVTDLLYQKGFLASGKRIKGVKLYDGTQIKAGVVILAEGVNAPLAHQAGLRKKLPTNAFTLYTCETLALSPKTIEERFELESGEGATIGFAGFPTSGSSGKGGLWTNHDNLSIIVGGRLNEMVSKQLNPHHMLERFKSHPLIKRLLHGADSLEYKAYMIPKGGYSLMPKLFSDGVLIVGDAAIMISGRRGTDLAMISGKKAAETVVQAKAREDFSKKSLANYSHKLNQQFFMKDIKSKTKEKDYYLKHPDADYLVNSLMNEIAYEFFTEDLKEQNEKQKLLFSKVYQKQLPIKSFVDLIQGINHWRFG, via the coding sequence ATGAAGGAATATTACGATGCTATAGTAGTAGGAGCAGGTCCAGGAGGCTCTAGTGCAGCTTATCATATGGCTCAACAGGGATTAAATGTAGCTTTATTCGAAAAAGGTAATAAACCTGGTGACAAAAATGTTTATGGTGGTACAATTTATCGCAGATCAACCCAGGAAGCTTTTCCGGGTTTTTGGGAAGAAGCTCCCCTAGAAAGGACAGTCATCACTGATGAAGTCTGGTTTTTAGAACATGATTCAGCTGTCAAAATGGGATTTACTGGTTTAGAATTTAAAAAACCGCCTTATAATAAATTTACTGCTCTTCGATCCAAATTTGATAATTGGCTAGCTGAACAAGCTAAGGATGTAGGAGCAGAATTATATACAAACACTTTAGTAACTGATCTATTATATCAAAAGGGTTTCTTGGCTTCAGGAAAGCGTATCAAAGGCGTCAAACTTTATGATGGTACACAAATAAAAGCTGGTGTTGTAATATTAGCTGAAGGCGTGAATGCTCCTCTAGCGCATCAGGCGGGTTTAAGAAAAAAATTACCCACTAATGCCTTTACTCTTTATACATGTGAAACTCTTGCTTTATCTCCTAAAACCATTGAAGAACGCTTTGAATTGGAATCAGGTGAAGGAGCCACTATTGGTTTTGCAGGATTCCCTACTAGTGGTAGTTCAGGTAAAGGTGGTTTGTGGACGAATCATGATAACCTTTCGATTATCGTTGGTGGGCGTTTAAACGAAATGGTTTCAAAACAGCTCAATCCTCACCATATGCTAGAGCGCTTTAAATCACATCCTCTCATAAAACGCCTACTTCATGGAGCCGACTCTTTGGAATACAAAGCTTATATGATACCAAAAGGTGGTTATAGTCTGATGCCTAAACTTTTTAGTGATGGAGTACTTATTGTAGGAGATGCAGCTATAATGATTAGTGGTCGTCGAGGTACAGATTTGGCTATGATATCAGGTAAAAAAGCCGCGGAAACGGTAGTTCAAGCTAAAGCTCGGGAAGATTTTTCAAAAAAATCTTTAGCAAATTACAGCCATAAACTTAATCAACAATTTTTTATGAAAGACATCAAAAGTAAAACCAAGGAAAAAGATTACTATCTTAAACATCCTGATGCAGATTATCTTGTTAACAGTCTCATGAATGAAATAGCTTATGAGTTTTTCACTGAAGATCTCAAGGAACAAAATGAAAAACAAAAATTACTTTTTAGTAAAGTTTATCAAAAACAGCTACCTATAAAATCTTTTGTAGATTTAATTCAGGGTATCAATCATTGGAGATTTGGTTAA
- a CDS encoding ferredoxin family protein — MDSRNLNLRDMVQFVTIVPDSQTHIYLKEPNLCADKCDLKPCTYICPSHVYYFDDDNQQTLIDYKRCIECGACIYACPLENIDWHFPRPGYGIFYKY, encoded by the coding sequence ATGGATTCTCGCAATTTAAATTTAAGAGATATGGTACAGTTTGTTACTATAGTTCCTGATAGTCAAACCCATATTTATTTAAAAGAGCCAAATTTATGTGCTGATAAGTGCGACCTTAAACCTTGTACTTATATTTGTCCTTCCCATGTTTACTACTTTGATGATGATAATCAACAAACATTAATTGATTATAAACGATGTATAGAATGTGGCGCATGTATCTATGCCTGCCCCCTTGAAAATATTGATTGGCACTTTCCACGCCCGGGATATGGTATCTTTTACAAATATTAA
- the nrdD gene encoding anaerobic ribonucleoside-triphosphate reductase — protein MEHKDVALVTEVSKMPTKVVKRDGREQPFDPSKITNAIKKALKAIDKEDHSLALSLTYQVINKLTKHGVDKPTVPQIQEMVENSLMDTGHYEVARAYVIYRNDRDRIREADTKLMKELLKVLETRDQENANVNGDAPMGKMLKGGSEAMKEVYLNHFAKNEHSQAHRNGYIHIHDADFAAIGTTTCLQIPLDRLLAEGFNTGHGWITTPKSIESAASLSCIVFQSNQNDQHGGQSFATFDSSLAPYVKITFDKIKNELSQLGISENIDDKAWEQVKKRTYQAMQIFVFNLNTMHSRAGAQVPFTSVNFGLDTSPWGRLISEMLLKVYKKGLGRGETPIFPNLIFSLATGVNKEPGDPNYDLRRLAHEVSCERLFPNYSNQDASYNAPFYYREEDPQVVAYMGCRTRVISNRRGPEVTEGRGNLSFTSINLPRIALETSCPSDFYQRLEDTIWLVADQLYDRFKIQKNKKAKEFPFLMGQGLYMDSEDFESEETLEEALKHGTLSIGFIGLAEALKAMIGEHHGESEEAFKKGLQIVEFMDNICKKASEQYNLNFSLLATPAEGLSGRFTELDRETFGEIEGVTDKEWYTNSFHIPVEYSISAYEKIRKESAFNKYTPAGHINYVELDAAPKGNIDAFEQLVNAAMDNDCGYFSVNFPVDQCLNCANNGVIDSETCPVCGSRRIQRVRRVTGYLGVLEEIPDEEGEGKTSGFNDGKYHECLNRVSHLQGFQTKDDQN, from the coding sequence ATGGAACATAAGGATGTTGCTTTAGTTACTGAAGTTTCTAAGATGCCTACAAAGGTTGTGAAAAGGGATGGCCGTGAACAACCCTTTGACCCTTCAAAAATAACCAATGCAATCAAAAAAGCTCTTAAGGCTATTGACAAAGAAGATCATTCCCTTGCCCTTTCTTTGACATATCAAGTTATCAATAAATTAACTAAACATGGAGTAGACAAGCCCACAGTACCACAAATCCAAGAGATGGTGGAAAATTCACTTATGGATACCGGTCACTATGAAGTTGCTAGGGCTTATGTCATTTATAGAAACGACCGGGATAGAATTAGAGAAGCAGATACCAAATTAATGAAAGAGCTATTAAAAGTATTAGAAACCAGGGACCAAGAAAACGCCAATGTGAATGGCGATGCTCCCATGGGCAAAATGTTAAAAGGTGGCTCTGAAGCCATGAAAGAAGTGTATTTAAATCATTTTGCCAAAAATGAACACTCTCAAGCTCACAGAAATGGGTATATACATATACATGATGCCGATTTTGCTGCTATTGGAACAACCACATGTCTTCAAATTCCATTAGATAGACTGTTAGCAGAAGGATTTAATACAGGACATGGTTGGATTACCACGCCAAAATCAATCGAATCAGCGGCATCTCTTAGTTGTATAGTGTTCCAGTCCAATCAAAATGATCAACATGGTGGGCAATCATTTGCCACCTTTGACTCTTCTCTGGCACCTTATGTAAAAATTACTTTTGATAAGATTAAAAATGAGCTTTCCCAATTAGGAATCTCAGAAAATATCGATGATAAGGCATGGGAACAGGTGAAAAAGCGGACTTATCAGGCTATGCAAATTTTTGTGTTTAATCTTAATACTATGCACAGTCGAGCAGGTGCTCAAGTGCCTTTTACTTCTGTTAATTTTGGGCTTGATACTAGCCCATGGGGTCGTTTGATTAGCGAAATGCTACTGAAAGTATATAAGAAAGGTTTGGGTAGAGGGGAAACACCAATTTTCCCTAATTTAATTTTTTCCTTGGCAACTGGAGTGAACAAAGAACCAGGGGATCCAAATTACGATTTGCGCCGCTTGGCTCATGAAGTTTCTTGTGAGCGTTTGTTCCCAAACTATTCTAATCAGGATGCCTCTTATAATGCACCCTTTTATTATAGGGAAGAAGATCCTCAAGTAGTAGCTTATATGGGCTGTAGGACTCGGGTGATATCAAACAGAAGAGGCCCTGAAGTTACTGAAGGTAGAGGTAACCTTTCTTTTACTTCTATTAATTTACCTAGGATAGCTTTGGAAACAAGCTGTCCGAGTGATTTTTATCAACGGTTAGAAGACACTATTTGGTTGGTTGCAGATCAATTATATGATAGATTTAAAATCCAAAAAAATAAAAAGGCCAAAGAATTTCCTTTTCTTATGGGGCAAGGACTTTACATGGATAGTGAAGACTTTGAGTCAGAAGAGACTTTAGAAGAAGCTTTGAAACATGGGACTTTATCCATTGGTTTTATTGGACTCGCAGAAGCATTAAAGGCCATGATAGGTGAGCACCATGGTGAATCCGAAGAGGCCTTTAAAAAGGGATTGCAAATTGTTGAATTTATGGACAATATTTGTAAAAAAGCGTCTGAACAGTACAACCTTAATTTCAGTCTCTTAGCTACTCCAGCCGAAGGACTGTCCGGCAGGTTTACAGAGCTTGACAGAGAGACCTTTGGAGAGATAGAAGGGGTTACTGATAAAGAATGGTATACTAATTCATTCCATATTCCTGTTGAGTATTCTATAAGCGCTTATGAAAAAATTAGAAAGGAATCAGCTTTTAACAAATATACTCCTGCAGGTCATATTAATTACGTAGAATTAGATGCTGCTCCTAAAGGCAATATAGATGCCTTTGAACAGCTAGTAAATGCTGCTATGGATAATGACTGTGGATACTTTTCTGTTAACTTTCCTGTAGATCAGTGCTTAAATTGTGCAAATAATGGAGTGATAGATTCGGAGACATGCCCTGTTTGTGGTTCACGTAGAATTCAAAGAGTAAGAAGAGTTACAGGTTATTTGGGTGTTTTAGAAGAAATCCCCGATGAAGAGGGGGAAGGAAAAACTTCTGGTTTTAATGATGGTAAATATCATGAATGTTTAAATAGAGTCAGTCATCTACAGGGTTTTCAAACAAAAGATGATCAAAATTAA